One Phocoena sinus isolate mPhoSin1 chromosome 14, mPhoSin1.pri, whole genome shotgun sequence genomic region harbors:
- the LOC116739323 gene encoding myotubularin-related protein 2-like, whose protein sequence is MEKSSSCESLGSQPAVARPPSVDSLSSASTSHSENSVHTKSASVVSSDSISTSAENFSPDLRVLRESNKLAEMEEPPLLPGENIKDMAKDVTYICPFTGAVRGTLTVTNYRLYFKSMERDPPFVLDASLGVISRVEKIGGASSRGENSYGLETVCKAIRNLRFAHKPEGRTRRSIFENLMKYAFPVSNNLPLFAFEYKEVFPENGWKLYDSLLEYRRQGIPNESWRITKINEQYELCDTYPALLVVPANIPDEELKRVASFRSRGRIPVLSWIHPESQATITRCSQPMVGVSGKRSKEDEKYLQAIMDSNAQSHKMFIFDARPSVNAVANKAKGGGYESEDAYQNAELVFLDIHNIHVMRESLRKLKEIVYPNIEETHWLSNLESTHWLEHIKLILAGALRIADKVESGKTSVVVHCSDGWDRTAQLTSLAMLMLDGYYRTIRGFEVLVEKEWLSFGHRFQLRLGHGDKNHADADRSPVFLQFIDCVWQMTRQFPTAFEFNEYFLITILDHLYSCLFGTFLCNSEQQRGKENLPKRTVSLWSYINSQLEDFTNPLYGNYSNHVLYPVASMRHLELWVGYYVRWNPRMKPQEPIHNRYKELLAKRAELQKKVEELQREISNRSTSSSERAGSPAQCVTPVQTVV, encoded by the exons ATGGAGAAGAGCTCGAGTTGCGAGAGTCTTGGCTCCCAGCCGGCAGTAGCACGGCCACCCAGCGTGGATTCCCTGTCTAG TGCTTCCACTTCTCATTCAGAGAATTCAGTGCATACAAAATCAGCTTCTGTTGTATCATCGGATTCCATATCAACTTCTGCAGAGAACTTTTCTCCTGATTTGAGGGTCCTGAGGGAGTCTAACAAATTAGCAGAAATGGAAGAACCACCCTTACTtccaggagaaaatattaaagacatGGCCAAAGATGTAACTTATATATGTCCATTCACTGGTGCTGTACGAGGAACTCTGACTGTTACGAATTACAGGTTATATTTCAAAAGCATGGAACGGGATCCCCCATTTGTTTTAGATGCTTCTCTTGGTGTTATAAGTAGAGTAGAAAAAATTGGTGGTGCTTCTAGTCGAGGTGAAAACTCTTACGGACTTGAAACTGTGTGCAAGGCTATCCGGAACTTACGGTTTGCTCATAAACCTGAGGGGCGAACAAGAAGATCTATATTTGAGAATCTAATGAAATATGCATTTCCTGTCTCTAATAACCTGCCTCTTTTTGCTTTTGAGTACAAAGAAGTATTTCCTGAAAACGGGTGGAAGCTATATGACTCTCTTTTAGAGTATAGAAGGCAGGGAATTCCAAATGAAAGCTGGAGAATAACAAAGATAAATGAGCAGTATGAGCTTTGTGATACATACCCTGCCCTCTTGGTTGTGCCGGCAAATATTCCTGATGAAGAATTAAAGAGAGTGGCATCCTTCAGATCACGGGGCCGTATCCCAGTTTTATCATGGATTCATCCTGAAAGTCAAGCCACAATCACTCGGTGTAGCCAGCCCATGGTAGGGGTAAGTGGGAAGCGAagcaaagaagatgaaaaatacCTTCAAGCCATTATGGACTCCAATGCCCAATCTCATAAGATGTTTATATTTGACGCCCGGCCAAGTGTTAATGCTGTTGCCAATAAGGCAAAAGGTGGAGGTTATGAAAGTGAAGATGCCTATCAAAATGCAGAACTAGTTTTTCTAGATATCCACAATATCCATGTTATGAGAGAATCTTTACGAAAACTTAAGGAGATTGTGTACCCCAACATTGAGGAGACCCACTGGTTGTCTAACTTGGAATCTACTCACTGGCTAGAGCATATTAAGCTTATTCTTGCAGGGGCTCTTAGGATTGCTGACAAAGTAGAGTCAGGAAAGACGTCTGTGGTAGTCCACTGCAGTGATGGCTGGGATCGCACAGCTCAGCTGACCTCCCTGGCCATGCTCATGTTGGATGGATACTACCGAACCATCCGAGGATTTGAAGTCCTTGTAGAAAAAGAGTGGCTAAGCTTTGGACATCGATTTCAGCTTAGACTTGGCCATGGAGATAAGAACCATGCAGATGCAGACAGATCACCtgtttttcttcagtttattGACTGTGTCTGGCAAATGACAAGACAGTTTCCAACAGCATTtgaattcaatgaatattttctcattacCATTTTGGACCACCTGTATAGCTGTTTGTTTGGAACATTCCTCTGTAACAGTGAAcagcagagaggaaaagagaatctTCCCAAAAGGACTGTGTCATTGTGGTCTTACATAAATAGTCAGCTGGAGGACTTCACTAATCCTCTCTATGGGAACTATTCCAATCATGTCCTTTATCCAGTAGCCAGCATGCGCCACCTAGAGCTCTGGGTGGGATACTACGTAAGGTGGAATCCACGGATGAAGCCACAGGAGCCCATTCACAACAGATACAAAGAACTTCTTGCTAAACGAGCAGAGCTTCAGAAGAAAGTAGAGGAACTACAGAGAGAAATTTCCAACCGATCAACCTCATCCTCGGAGAGAGCCGGTTCTCCTGCACAGTGTGTCACTCCTGTACAGACTGTTGTGTGA